The genomic DNA ATGCCCTGATGAAATCCAGTCAAATCCAATTAGAAAAACATTGATAATCAAATACTTCATCAGATGCTGTTGCCACTGGAGACGACGCATCTGATCAAACTCTTGGCGATCGCGCTGAACTTGCTGACGGCTCAACCATTCCTGCTCAGCCAGGGTTAAGTCATCAGCAGAAATGCCCAGCTCGTCAGCTATTTCCAGCAATTGGCCGTGGGTTAGCTCTGCCCGATCACCTTGGCGGGCGATCGCCAACTGTAGAATATTTTGTACATCTTCGGGGCTGTAGAGTTCTGACATGAATGACCCTTCTTGCAGTTCAGCCTATCTCCGTTATACAAAACCCTATACCAAATGGGGAGAATTCCTATGAAATCTGGCGAAACAGCCTTTCGTTGGAACATCTAGCAGGTTCGAACTCAGCTCCCTAAACACCTTCAGGATGATGTCTAGAATAAGATCCCACGAGGTCTCGCCCATAGAGTTCTATGGAGTCTCCGCGCCGCCGCTGAAGGCGCCATCTAACCGTAGCTTAGCGGGTTAGTTCTCTCCAAAAATCCCCCATAAAGGCGATATGCTGAAATAGCTCAGCTCCTACTGTTGGCTACCATTATGACTTCTGTACGCCGATTTCTGTCGCGCTTGACCCGCCTAGGCAACGACCAAGCTTTCCTAGCTTTCGTTAAATATATTGAGTCTGGTGTCTCCAAAGTCCTCGGTCTGGCAATGGTGTTGGTGGTGTTGGTGGCCGTGGTTGACCTATGCCTCTTCTTGGTCAGCGACCTACTATCCACAACCGATCGCTTCTTTGCGACAACCCTGTTTGAAATTTTCGGCTTATTCTTAAATATCCTAATTGCCCTAGAAGTCCTAGAAAATATCACTGCCTATCTACGCAAACATGTGGTGCAGGTCGAGCTGGTGATCGTCACCTCACTCACCGCTGTTGCTCGAAAAATCATTATTTTTGACTTTAGTAAGGCCACAGGTATCGACCTCATCGGCCTAGCCGTGGCAACCCTCGCCCTATCCATCAGTTACTTGATCATTCGCAACATCAACACCTCAGAAGACGCCTGAAGCAAGACCTGCTTTCCTATCATCAAGCCAATAGCCCAGGGCGATCGCTCTGGGCTATTGTTGTGATTCTGAATTAACTCAGCTTAACGAGGATGATGATGCATCCGTCGCTCTAGCCGTTTATTAACCTAAGCTAGCAGTGTCATAGCCTTGGCCAACACGTTATCGACCGTGAAGCCAAACGCCTGTAAGCACACTTCACCAGGCGCAGAAGCACCAAAGGTATCGATTCCAATGACATCACCTTCGCCACCCACATAGCGGCACCAGCCAAAGGTAGAGCCAGCTTCTACCGCCAAGCGCTTGGTCACAGCCTTCGGCAACACAGACTCTTTGTAGCTAGCATCTTGGATATCAAACATCTCCCAAGACGGCATGGATACGACGCGCACCTTCTTGCCTTCAGCCTGCAGTTTCTTAGCGGCTTCAACACAGAGATGAACTTCACTACCTGTACCAATCAAAATCAGGTCAGGCGTGCCGTCGCTATCCGACAGGATATAAGCACCCTTAGCCACGCTATCAATCGAGCTGCCCACCAAGTTAGGCAGGTTTTGACGGCTGAAGGCAATCAGGGTAGGGCCGTCCTGTTTTTCCACAGCGACCTTGTAGGCACCAGAGACTTCGTTACCATCCGCCGGACGCATGACGATCAGGTTAGGAATCACCCGCAGCGACGCGATGGTTTCCACCGGCTGGTGGGTGGGGCCATCTTCACCCAAACCGATGGAGTCGTGGGTCATCACGTAGATGACTTGGGCTTGCGACAGAGCCGATAGGCGAATGGCTGCCCGCATATAGTCTGCGAACACAAGGAAGGTGGCGCAGTAGGGAATCAAACCGGAGTTGTGCAGAGAAATCCCGTTACAAATTGCGCCCATACCGTGCTCACGCACGCCAAAGCGCATATTACGGTTTTGGTATTGTCCCTTCTGGAAGTCGCCAGAGACTTTCAATTCCGTCAGGTTGGAGTGGGTAAGGTCAGCAGAACCACCGACTAATTCAGGCAGCGCTGGAGCCAAAGCGTTCAGAGTCGCTTGGGAATTCTTGCGGGTAGCGATCGCTGCATCGTCAGGGGTGTAGGTCGGAAGGCTATCTGCCCAACCTTCTGGCAGTTTGCCCGCCAACATCCGTTCAAATTCAGCGGCTTCGGCTGGATACTTGGTGCGGTAAGCAGCTAGGGTTTCCTGCCACTCGGCTTCATAGCTAGCGCCACGTTCCACAGCTTTGCGGAAGTGAGCCAGCGCATCTTCGGGTACCACAAAGGGCTCGTAGTCCCAACCGAGTTCCTTACGGGTTGCTTCTACTTCAGAAGCTCCCAAAGCGGCACCGTGAACACCAGCGGTGTTTTGCTTGTTGGGCGATCCGTAGCCAATGGTGGTGGTGACTTTAATCAACGAAGGACGATCGGTCACCGCCTTAGCAGCAGCGATCGCGTTGTTGATGGCTTCTAAGTCAGTATTACCATCTTCCACATGCTGCACATGCCAACCATAGGCTTCAAAGCGCATGCCTACATCTTCAGTGAAGGCAATGTCGGTGGAACCATCGATGGAAATGTGGTTGTCGTCGTAGAGAGCAATCAGCTTACCTAGACCTAGGTGTCCAGCCAAAGAGCAGGCCTCGCCAGAAACCCCTTCCATGTTGCAGCCATCGCCCAAAATCACGTAGGTGTAGTGATCAACCAAGGTTGCATCCGGCTTGTTGAAGCGGGCAGCCAGATGGGCTTCCGCCATGGCCAAACCAACACCATTAGCAATCCCTTGGCCTAGGGGGCCGGTGGTGACTTCTACACCAGCAGTTTCAAAGTTTTCTGGGTGTCCGGGGGTGCGAGCGCCCCATTGACGGAAGTTCTTCACGTCATCTAAGGTGACGCTGTCATAGCCGGTTAGGTGCAGCAGGGCGTACTGCAACATACAACCATGCCCCGCTGACAATACAAAGCGATCGCGGTTAAACCACTGAGGATTTTTGGGGTTAAAGCG from Candidatus Obscuribacterales bacterium includes the following:
- a CDS encoding 2TM domain-containing protein, giving the protein MSELYSPEDVQNILQLAIARQGDRAELTHGQLLEIADELGISADDLTLAEQEWLSRQQVQRDRQEFDQMRRLQWQQHLMKYLIINVFLIGFDWISSGH
- a CDS encoding phosphate-starvation-inducible PsiE family protein; its protein translation is MTSVRRFLSRLTRLGNDQAFLAFVKYIESGVSKVLGLAMVLVVLVAVVDLCLFLVSDLLSTTDRFFATTLFEIFGLFLNILIALEVLENITAYLRKHVVQVELVIVTSLTAVARKIIIFDFSKATGIDLIGLAVATLALSISYLIIRNINTSEDA
- the tkt gene encoding transketolase, whose protein sequence is MTVATQSLEQLCINSIRFLAIDAVEKAKSGHPGLPMGAAPMAFVLWDRFMRFNPKNPQWFNRDRFVLSAGHGCMLQYALLHLTGYDSVTLDDVKNFRQWGARTPGHPENFETAGVEVTTGPLGQGIANGVGLAMAEAHLAARFNKPDATLVDHYTYVILGDGCNMEGVSGEACSLAGHLGLGKLIALYDDNHISIDGSTDIAFTEDVGMRFEAYGWHVQHVEDGNTDLEAINNAIAAAKAVTDRPSLIKVTTTIGYGSPNKQNTAGVHGAALGASEVEATRKELGWDYEPFVVPEDALAHFRKAVERGASYEAEWQETLAAYRTKYPAEAAEFERMLAGKLPEGWADSLPTYTPDDAAIATRKNSQATLNALAPALPELVGGSADLTHSNLTELKVSGDFQKGQYQNRNMRFGVREHGMGAICNGISLHNSGLIPYCATFLVFADYMRAAIRLSALSQAQVIYVMTHDSIGLGEDGPTHQPVETIASLRVIPNLIVMRPADGNEVSGAYKVAVEKQDGPTLIAFSRQNLPNLVGSSIDSVAKGAYILSDSDGTPDLILIGTGSEVHLCVEAAKKLQAEGKKVRVVSMPSWEMFDIQDASYKESVLPKAVTKRLAVEAGSTFGWCRYVGGEGDVIGIDTFGASAPGEVCLQAFGFTVDNVLAKAMTLLA